The Primulina eburnea isolate SZY01 chromosome 6, ASM2296580v1, whole genome shotgun sequence genome contains a region encoding:
- the LOC140833686 gene encoding protein FAR1-RELATED SEQUENCE 5-like, translating to MEENSGDELSYIPQVGDNKKPKIGMKFESLEEAFSFYNQYARESGFSARMSNSKKSKKSKEVIWKNFVCFKEGHTDAIRWSKQSKSDEPIKERARGEIRTGGKSKISVVKEQTGLGWVVSTLMESHNHPLSTPSKVHLLRSHRTVSAAKKALIQQFAEANVPTCRQMRLFEIESGGPEHLGCTERDIRNYEKTLRDEHKCIDAETLIDFFLSEKYKSSTLFFYYETDSDNRFIRCFWADPVSRRAYTAFGDVVVFDTTYNTKKYVMIFAPFVGVNHHHQTIVFGCGFLSDETTDSFVWLLISF from the coding sequence ATGGAAGAAAACAGCGGCGATGAACTGTCATACATTCCCCAAGTTGGAGACAATAAAAAGCCAAAAATAGGGATGAAATTCGAATCTTTAGAGGAGGCGTTTTCTTTCTACAACCAATATGCACGAGAATCTGGTTTTAGTGCAAGAATGAGCAATAGCAAAAAAAGTAAGAAATCAAAAGAAGTTATCTGGAAAAATTTTGTATGCTTTAAAGAAGGACATACAGATGCAATCAGATGGAGTAAACAATCAAAAAGTGATGAACCAATAAAGGAAAGAGCTCGTGGTGAGATTAGAACTGGAGGTAAGTCAAAGATTTCAGTTGTGAAGGAACAAACTGGTCTTGGTTGGGTTGTTAGTACCTTAATGGAAAGTCATAATCATCCACTATCAACTCCTTCAAAGGTTCATTTGTTACGCTCACATCGTACTGTTTCTGCAGCGAAGAAAGCACTTATTCAACAGTTTGCAGAAGCGAATGTACCTACTTGTCGACAAATGCGATTGTTTGAAATAGAATCCGGAGGGCCTGAACATCTAGGTTGCACAGAAAGAGATATAAGAAACTACGAGAAAACGCTTAGGGATGAGCACAAGTGTATTGATGCCGAAACATTGATTGATTTCTTTCTGTCTGAGAAATACAAGAGttcaactttatttttttattacgaGACTGATTCAGACAATAGATTTATTCGGTGTTTTTGGGCGGATCCTGTTTCAAGGAGGGCATACACTGCATTTGGTGATGTAGTGGTGTTTGATACAACGTATAACACCAAAAAATATGTGATGATTTTTGCACCATTTGTAGGagttaatcatcatcatcagaccaTTGTTTTTGGTTGTGGATTTTTGAGTGATGAGACAACTGATTCTTTTGTTTGGTTGCTTATAAGTTTTTAG
- the LOC140833687 gene encoding protein FAR1-RELATED SEQUENCE 5-like produces MNCANLVENDWMSLMYELRHKWVPAYFNHVFSAGMSSSQRSESSHAFFKRYVCSNNSLMDFIIRFNKALRHQRHNELVANHTDMNERPKVKSNWPMELQMVNVYAKNKWLEFQNEISPSHGYYVQQASIGIEFGVYNVINFQGSSSAKHRLLTHDIQRDDISCSCMKFQFEGIPCRHMLAFFRINQVFHLPD; encoded by the coding sequence ATGAATTGTGCTAACTTGGTAGAAAATGATTGGATGTCATTGATGTATGAGTTGCGGCATAAGTGGGTGCCGGCTTATTTCAATCATGTATTTTCTGCAGGAATGTCAAGTAGTCAGAGGTCTGAAAGTTCACATGCATTTTTCAAGAGGTACGTTTGTAGCAATAACTCATTGATGGATTTTATAATTCGTTTCAATAAGGCACTTCGACACCAAAGACACAATGAGTTAGTTGCCAATCATACTGATATGAACGAGCGGCCAAAGGTTAAATCGAACTGGCCAATGGAATTGCAAATGGTGAATGTATACGCGAAAAACAAATGGTTGGAGTTTCAAAATGAAATTAGTCCGAGTCATGGTTATTATGTGCAACAAGCATCTATCGGAATTGAGTTTGGGGTTTACAATGTCATTAATTTTCAAGGTTCTTCTTCTGCCAAACATAGGCTGCTTACGCATGACATACAAAGAGACGATATATCATGTAGTTGCATGAAATTTCAATTTGAGGGTATTCCGTGCAGGCATATGTTAGCATTCTTTCGTATCAACCAAGTGTTCCACTTACCTGATTAG